CGGCCTGGATGCCGCCGGACGGGTGCAGGTAGGCGTGGACGGGCTATATCGCTACCAGACCAGCCATTCCAAGGTATTCGCGGGCGGCGACATGGTGCGTGGCTCGGACTTGGTGGTGACCGCCGTCTGGGAGGGCCGTCAGGCGGCGGACGGTATCGTCGATTACCTGGGTGTGTAGCCTGCGTTGAAATCGCGGCGGCAGCACGCCGTCGTGTCCGAATCTTGTCTTGACGCGCCGGCCCGCTGCGTCCGGTTCCTGGTGCCTCATGGGTATGACCGAACTGGAAAACGACCGTTTGTTGCGGGCCCTGTTGCGGGAGCCCGTGGATACCACGCCGGTGTGGATCATGCGCCAAGCGGGCCGCTATCTGCCGGAATACCGTGTGGTGCGCGAGCAGGCCGGCAGTTTCATGAAATTGTGCACCACCCCGGAGCTGGCATGCGAGGTGACGCTGCAGCCGGTGCGGCGTTTCCCGCTGGATGCTGCAATTCTATTCTCAGACATCCTCACGGTGCCCGATGCCATGGGACTGGGCCTGTATTTCGTGGACGGTGAAGGTCCGCGGTTCCGGCGACCGGTGCGCAGCGAACGCGACATCCGGTCCCTGGCGGTGCCAGACCCGGAGCTGGAGCTGCGCTACGTGCTGGATGCTGTGCGCTTGGCGCGCGCGGCGTTGCGGGGGACCGTGCCGCTGATCGGATTTTCCGGCAGCCCTTGGACCTTGGCTACCTACATGGTGGAGGGTGGAGCGAGCCGTGACTTCTCCCGTACCAAGGCGTTGTTGTTTGATCAACCCGCCGCGTTGCACCGGCTCCTGGAGGTGGTTACCCGCAGTGTCAGCGCTTACCTGCGCGCCCAGATCCAGGCAGGGGTCCAGGCGATCATGGTGTTCGATACCTGGGGCGGCGTGCTGTCCCCCGA
The Chromatiales bacterium 21-64-14 genome window above contains:
- a CDS encoding uroporphyrinogen decarboxylase; translated protein: MTELENDRLLRALLREPVDTTPVWIMRQAGRYLPEYRVVREQAGSFMKLCTTPELACEVTLQPVRRFPLDAAILFSDILTVPDAMGLGLYFVDGEGPRFRRPVRSERDIRSLAVPDPELELRYVLDAVRLARAALRGTVPLIGFSGSPWTLATYMVEGGASRDFSRTKALLFDQPAALHRLLEVVTRSVSAYLRAQIQAGVQAIMVFDTWGGVLSPDTYRAFSLVYMKRIVDELPREHAGRRVPVVLFTKGGGQWLEAMASSGCDALGLDWTTDLGAARARVGGRVALQGNLDPAMLYAGPERIRAGVQAVLEAYGPGPGHVFNLGHGIHADTDPERVAVLVEAVHNLGVAYHGAGA